In Delphinus delphis chromosome 11, mDelDel1.2, whole genome shotgun sequence, one genomic interval encodes:
- the SMARCC2 gene encoding SWI/SNF complex subunit SMARCC2 isoform X6 encodes MDRNVEMFMTIEKSLVQNNCLSRPNIFLCPEIEPKLLGKLKDIIKRHQGTVTEDKNNASHVVYPVPGNLEEEEWVRPVMKRDKQVLLHWGYYPDSYDTWIPASEIEASVEDAPTPEKPRKVHAKWILDTDTFNEWMNEEDYEVNDDKNPVSRRKKISAKTLTDEVNSPDSDRRDKKGGNYKKRKRSPSPSPTPEAKKKNAKKGPSTPYTKSKRGHREEEQEDLTKDMDEPSPVPNVEEVTLPKTVNTKKDSESAPVKGGTMTDLDEQEDESMETTGKDEDENSTGNKGEQTKNPDLHEDNVTEQTHHIIIPSYAAWFDYNSVHAIERRALPEFFNGKNKSKTPEIYLAYRNFMIDTYRLNPQEYLTSTACRRNLAGDVCAIMRVHAFLEQWGLINYQVDAESRPTPMGPPPTSHFHVLADTPSGLVPLQPKTPQGRQVDADTKAGRKGKELDDLVPETAKGKPELQTSASQQMLNFPDKGKEKPTDMQNFGLRTDMYTKKNVPSKSKAAASATREWTEQETLLLLEALEMYKDDWNKVSEHVGSRTQDECILHFLRLPIEDPYLEDSEASLGPLAYQPIPFSQSGNPVMSTVAFLASVVDPRVASAAAKSALEEFSKMKEEVPTALVEAHVRKVEEAAKVTGKADPAFGLESSGIAGTTSDEPERIEESGTDEARAEGQATEEKKEPKEPREGVGAIEEEAKEKTSEAPKKDDEKGKDGDSEKESEKSDGDPIVDPEKEKEPKEGQEEVLKEVVESEGERKTKVERDIGEGNLSTAAAAALAAAAVKAKHLAAVEERKIKSLVALLVETQMKKLEIKLRHFEELETIMDREREALEYQRQQLLADRQAFHMEQLKYAEMRARQQHFQQMHQQQQPPPQALPPGSQPVPPAGAAGPPAVHGLALAPASMAPASAGSGAPPGSLGPSEQIGQAGSTAVPQQQQTAGAPQPGAVPPGVPPPGPHGPSPFPNQQTPPSMMPGAVPGSGHPGVAGNAPLGLPFGMPPPPPAPSIIPFGSLADSISINLPPPPNLHGHHHHLPFAPATLPPPNLPVSMANPLHPNLPATTTMPSSLPLGPGLGSAAAQSPAIVAAVQGNLLPSASPLPDPGTPLPPDPTAPSPGTVTPVPPTQ; translated from the exons ATGGACCGCAACGTGGAAATGTTCATGACCATTGAGAAATCCTTGGTGCAG AATAATTGCCTGTCTCGACCTAACATTTTTCTGTGCCCAGAAATTGAACCCAAACtgctagggaaattaaaagacatTATCAAGAGACATCAG GGAACGGTCACTGAGGATAAGAACAATGCCTCCCATGTTGTGTATCCTGTCCCAGGGAACCTGGAGGAAG AGGAATGGGTACGGCCAGTCATGAAGAGGGATAAGCAGGTTCTTCTGCACTGGGGCTACTATCCTGACAG TTACGACACGTGGATCCCAGCCAGTGAAATTGAAGCATCTGTGGAAGATGCTCCGACTCCTGAGAAACCTAGGAAG GTTCATGCAAAGTGGATCCTGGACACAGACACCTTCAACGAATGGATGAATGAGGAAGACTATGAAGTAAATGATGACAAAAACCCTGTCTCCCGCCGAAAGAAGATTTCAGCCAAGACACTGACGGATGAG GTGAACAGCCCAGATTCGGATCGACGGGACAAGAAGGGGGGGAACTATAAGAAGAGGAAGCGCTCCCCATCCCCTTCACCGACCCCAGAAGCTAAGAAGAAGAATGCTAAGAAAGG tCCCTCAACACCTTACACCAAGTCAAAGCGTGGCCACAGAGAAGAGGAGCAAGAAGACCTGACAAAGGACATGGATGAGCCCTCACCGGTCCCCAATGTGGAAGAGGTGACATTGCCCAAGACAG TCAATACTAAGAAGGACTCGGAGTCAGCCCCAGTCAAAGGAGGCACCATGACTGACCTGG ATGAACAAGAGGATGAAAGCATGGAGACCACGGGCAAG GATGAGGATGAGAACAGCACGGGGAACAAGGGGGAGCAGACCAAGAATCCGGACCTGCATGAGGACAACGTGACCGAACAGACCCATCACATCATCATCCCAAGCTATGCTGCCTGGTTTGACTATAATAG TGTTCATGCCATAGAGCGGCGGGCTCTCCCTGAGTTCTTCAACGGCAAGAACAAGTCCAAGACTCCAGAAAT CTACCTGGCCTATCGAAACTTCATGATCGACACTTACCGGCTGAACCCCCAAGAGTATCTCACGTCCACTGCCTGCCGCAGGAACCTGGCGGGTGATGTCTGTGCCATCATGAG AGTCCATGCCTTCCTAGAACAGTGGGGTCTTATTAACTACCAGGTGGATGCCGAGAGTCGACCAACACCAATGGGGCCTCCGCCCACCTCGCACTTCCACGTCTTGGCTGACACACCGTCTGGGCTGGTGCCTCTGCAGCCCAAGACCCCGCAG GGCCGCCAGGTTGATGCTGATACCAAGGCTGGGCGAAAGGGCAAAGAGCTGGATGACTTGGTGCCAGAGACGGCTAAGGGCAAGCCAGAGCTG CAGACCTCTGCTTCCCAGCAAATGCTCAACTTCCCTGATAAAGGCAAGGAGAAACCGACAGACATGCAGAACTTTGGGCTGCGCACGGACATGTACACAAAGAAGAACGTCCCCTCCAAG AGCAAAGCTGCGGCCAGTGCCACTCGAGAGTGGACAGAACAGGAGACCCTGCTACTCCTGGAG GCACTGGAAATGTACAAAGATGACTGGAACAAAGTATCGGAGCACGTGGGAAGCCGCACACAGGACGAATGCATCTTGCATTTTCTTCGGCTTCCCATTGAAGACCCGTACCTGGAGGACTCAGAGGCCTCCCTGGGCCCCCTGGCCTACCAGCCCATCCCCTTCAGCCAGTCCGGCAACCCTGTGATGAGCACCGTGGCCTTCCTGGCCTCTGTCGTCGACCCTCGCGTGGCCTCCGCTGCTGCGAAGTCAGCCCTAG AAGAGTTCTCCAAAATGAAGGAAGAGGTACCCACAGCCTTGGTGGAGGCCCACGTTCGGAAAGTGGAAGAAGCAGCCAAAGTGACAGGCAAAGCAGACCCAGCCTTTGGTCTGGAAAGCAGTGGCATTGCAGGAACCACCTCTGATGAGCCTGAGCGGATTG AGGAGAGCGGGACTGACGAGGCGCGGGCGGAGGGCCAGGCCACAGAGGAGAAGAAGGAGCCCAAG GAACCACGAGAAGGAGTTGGGGCTATAGAGGAAGAAGCAAAGGAGAAGACCAGCGAGGCGCCCAAGAAGGATGATGAGAAAGGCAAAGACGGCGACAGCGAGAAGGAGTCAGAGAAGAGTGACGGGGACCCGATAG TTGATCCTGAGAAGGAGAAGGAGCCCaaggaagggcaggaggaagTGCTGAAGGAAGTGGTGGAGTCGGAGGGGGAAAGGAAGACGAAGGTGGAGCGTGACATCGGCGAGGGCAACCTCTCCACCGCTGCGGCCGCTGCCCTGGCTGCCGCTGCCGTGAAGGCCAAG CACTTGGCTGCCGTTGAGGAGAGGAAGATCAAATCTCTGGTGGCCCTGCTGGTGGAGACCCAGATGAAAAAGTTGGAAATCAAACTCCGGCACTTTGAGGAGCTAGAGACGATCATGGACCGGGAGCGAGAAGCA CTGGAGTATCAGAGGCAGCAGCTCCTGGCCGACAGACAAGCCTTCCACATGGAGCAGCTGAAGTACGCGGAGATGAGGGCCCGGCAGCAGCACTTCCAGCAAATGCACCAACAGCAGCAGCCGCCCCCGCAAGCCCTGCCCCCGGGCTCCCAGCCTGTCCCACCTGCGGGCGCTGCTGGGCCACCCGCTGTCCACGGCCTGGCTCTGGCTCCAGCCTCCATGGCCCCTGCCTCTGCGGGCAGTGGGGCCCCTCCCGGAAGCTTGGGCCCCTCTGAACAGATTGGGCAGGCAGGGTCAACTGCAGTGCCACAGCAGCAGCAAACAGCTGGAGCCCCCCAGCCTGGGGCAGTCCCACCAGGGGTACCCCCCCCTGGACCCCACG GCCCCTCACCGTTCCCCAACCAACAAACTCCTCCCTCAATGATGCCAGGGGCAGTGCCAGGCAGCGGGCACCCAGGCGTGGCGGGTAATGCTCCTTTGGGTTTGCCTTTTGGCATGCCGCCTCCCCCCCCTGCTCCATCCATCATCCCATTTGGTAGCCTAGCCGACTCCATCAGTATTAACCTCCCCCCTCCTCCTAACCTGCATGGGCATCACCACCATCTCCCGTTCGCCCCGGCCACTCTCCCCCCCCCTAACCTGCCTGTGTCCATGGCGAACCCTCTACATCCTAACCTGCCGGCGACCACCACCATGCCATCTTCTTTGCCTCTTGGGCCGGGGCTCGGATCCGCCGCAGCCCAGAGCCCTGCCATTGTGGCAGCTGTTCAGGGCAACCTCCTGCCCAGTGCCAGCCCACTGCCAG aCCCAGGCACCCCCCTGCCTCCAGACCCCACGGCCCCGAGTCCAGGCACAGTCACCCCTGTGCCACCCACACAGTGA
- the SMARCC2 gene encoding SWI/SNF complex subunit SMARCC2 isoform X5: MAVRKKDGGPNVKYYEAADTVTQFDNVRLWLGKNYKKYIQAEPPTNKSLSSLVVQLLQFQEEVFGKHVSNAPLTKLPIKCFLDFKAGGSLCHILAAAYKFKSDQGWRRYDFQNPSRMDRNVEMFMTIEKSLVQNNCLSRPNIFLCPEIEPKLLGKLKDIIKRHQGTVTEDKNNASHVVYPVPGNLEEEEWVRPVMKRDKQVLLHWGYYPDSYDTWIPASEIEASVEDAPTPEKPRKVHAKWILDTDTFNEWMNEEDYEVNDDKNPVSRRKKISAKTLTDEVNSPDSDRRDKKGGNYKKRKRSPSPSPTPEAKKKNAKKGPSTPYTKSKRGHREEEQEDLTKDMDEPSPVPNVEEVTLPKTVNTKKDSESAPVKGGTMTDLDEQEDESMETTGKDEDENSTGNKGEQTKNPDLHEDNVTEQTHHIIIPSYAAWFDYNSVHAIERRALPEFFNGKNKSKTPEIYLAYRNFMIDTYRLNPQEYLTSTACRRNLAGDVCAIMRVHAFLEQWGLINYQVDAESRPTPMGPPPTSHFHVLADTPSGLVPLQPKTPQGRQVDADTKAGRKGKELDDLVPETAKGKPELQTSASQQMLNFPDKGKEKPTDMQNFGLRTDMYTKKNVPSKSKAAASATREWTEQETLLLLEALEMYKDDWNKVSEHVGSRTQDECILHFLRLPIEDPYLEDSEASLGPLAYQPIPFSQSGNPVMSTVAFLASVVDPRVASAAAKSALEEFSKMKEEVPTALVEAHVRKVEEAAKVTGKADPAFGLESSGIAGTTSDEPERIEESGTDEARAEGQATEEKKEPKEPREGVGAIEEEAKEKTSEAPKKDDEKGKDGDSEKESEKSDGDPIVDPEKEKEPKEGQEEVLKEVVESEGERKTKVERDIGEGNLSTAAAAALAAAAVKAKHLAAVEERKIKSLVALLVETQMKKLEIKLRHFEELETIMDREREALEYQRQQLLADRQAFHMEQLKYAEMRARQQHFQQMHQQQQPPPQALPPGSQPVPPAGAAGPPAVHGLALAPASMAPASAGSGAPPGSLGPSEQIGQAGSTAVPQQQQTAGAPQPGAVPPGVPPPGPHGPSPFPNQQTPPSMMPGAVPGSGHPGVADPGTPLPPDPTAPSPGTVTPVPPTQ; the protein is encoded by the exons ATGGCGGTGCGGAAGAAGGACGGCGGCCCCAACGTGAAGTACTACGAGGCCGCGGACACCGTGACCCAGTTCGACAACGTGCGGCTCTGGCTCGGCAAGAACTACAAAAAG TATATACAAGCTGAACCACCTACCAACAAGTCCCTGTCTAGCCTGGTTGTACAGTTGCTACAATTTCAGGAAGAAGTTTTTGGCAAACATGTCAGCAATGCACCGCTCACTAAACTGCCG ATCAAATGTTTCCTAGATTTCAAAGCAGGAGGCTCCCTGTGCCACATACTTGCAGCTGCCTACAAATTCAAGAGTGACCAGGGATG GCGGCGTTACGATTTCCAGAATCCATCACGCATGGACCGCAACGTGGAAATGTTCATGACCATTGAGAAATCCTTGGTGCAG AATAATTGCCTGTCTCGACCTAACATTTTTCTGTGCCCAGAAATTGAACCCAAACtgctagggaaattaaaagacatTATCAAGAGACATCAG GGAACGGTCACTGAGGATAAGAACAATGCCTCCCATGTTGTGTATCCTGTCCCAGGGAACCTGGAGGAAG AGGAATGGGTACGGCCAGTCATGAAGAGGGATAAGCAGGTTCTTCTGCACTGGGGCTACTATCCTGACAG TTACGACACGTGGATCCCAGCCAGTGAAATTGAAGCATCTGTGGAAGATGCTCCGACTCCTGAGAAACCTAGGAAG GTTCATGCAAAGTGGATCCTGGACACAGACACCTTCAACGAATGGATGAATGAGGAAGACTATGAAGTAAATGATGACAAAAACCCTGTCTCCCGCCGAAAGAAGATTTCAGCCAAGACACTGACGGATGAG GTGAACAGCCCAGATTCGGATCGACGGGACAAGAAGGGGGGGAACTATAAGAAGAGGAAGCGCTCCCCATCCCCTTCACCGACCCCAGAAGCTAAGAAGAAGAATGCTAAGAAAGG tCCCTCAACACCTTACACCAAGTCAAAGCGTGGCCACAGAGAAGAGGAGCAAGAAGACCTGACAAAGGACATGGATGAGCCCTCACCGGTCCCCAATGTGGAAGAGGTGACATTGCCCAAGACAG TCAATACTAAGAAGGACTCGGAGTCAGCCCCAGTCAAAGGAGGCACCATGACTGACCTGG ATGAACAAGAGGATGAAAGCATGGAGACCACGGGCAAG GATGAGGATGAGAACAGCACGGGGAACAAGGGGGAGCAGACCAAGAATCCGGACCTGCATGAGGACAACGTGACCGAACAGACCCATCACATCATCATCCCAAGCTATGCTGCCTGGTTTGACTATAATAG TGTTCATGCCATAGAGCGGCGGGCTCTCCCTGAGTTCTTCAACGGCAAGAACAAGTCCAAGACTCCAGAAAT CTACCTGGCCTATCGAAACTTCATGATCGACACTTACCGGCTGAACCCCCAAGAGTATCTCACGTCCACTGCCTGCCGCAGGAACCTGGCGGGTGATGTCTGTGCCATCATGAG AGTCCATGCCTTCCTAGAACAGTGGGGTCTTATTAACTACCAGGTGGATGCCGAGAGTCGACCAACACCAATGGGGCCTCCGCCCACCTCGCACTTCCACGTCTTGGCTGACACACCGTCTGGGCTGGTGCCTCTGCAGCCCAAGACCCCGCAG GGCCGCCAGGTTGATGCTGATACCAAGGCTGGGCGAAAGGGCAAAGAGCTGGATGACTTGGTGCCAGAGACGGCTAAGGGCAAGCCAGAGCTG CAGACCTCTGCTTCCCAGCAAATGCTCAACTTCCCTGATAAAGGCAAGGAGAAACCGACAGACATGCAGAACTTTGGGCTGCGCACGGACATGTACACAAAGAAGAACGTCCCCTCCAAG AGCAAAGCTGCGGCCAGTGCCACTCGAGAGTGGACAGAACAGGAGACCCTGCTACTCCTGGAG GCACTGGAAATGTACAAAGATGACTGGAACAAAGTATCGGAGCACGTGGGAAGCCGCACACAGGACGAATGCATCTTGCATTTTCTTCGGCTTCCCATTGAAGACCCGTACCTGGAGGACTCAGAGGCCTCCCTGGGCCCCCTGGCCTACCAGCCCATCCCCTTCAGCCAGTCCGGCAACCCTGTGATGAGCACCGTGGCCTTCCTGGCCTCTGTCGTCGACCCTCGCGTGGCCTCCGCTGCTGCGAAGTCAGCCCTAG AAGAGTTCTCCAAAATGAAGGAAGAGGTACCCACAGCCTTGGTGGAGGCCCACGTTCGGAAAGTGGAAGAAGCAGCCAAAGTGACAGGCAAAGCAGACCCAGCCTTTGGTCTGGAAAGCAGTGGCATTGCAGGAACCACCTCTGATGAGCCTGAGCGGATTG AGGAGAGCGGGACTGACGAGGCGCGGGCGGAGGGCCAGGCCACAGAGGAGAAGAAGGAGCCCAAG GAACCACGAGAAGGAGTTGGGGCTATAGAGGAAGAAGCAAAGGAGAAGACCAGCGAGGCGCCCAAGAAGGATGATGAGAAAGGCAAAGACGGCGACAGCGAGAAGGAGTCAGAGAAGAGTGACGGGGACCCGATAG TTGATCCTGAGAAGGAGAAGGAGCCCaaggaagggcaggaggaagTGCTGAAGGAAGTGGTGGAGTCGGAGGGGGAAAGGAAGACGAAGGTGGAGCGTGACATCGGCGAGGGCAACCTCTCCACCGCTGCGGCCGCTGCCCTGGCTGCCGCTGCCGTGAAGGCCAAG CACTTGGCTGCCGTTGAGGAGAGGAAGATCAAATCTCTGGTGGCCCTGCTGGTGGAGACCCAGATGAAAAAGTTGGAAATCAAACTCCGGCACTTTGAGGAGCTAGAGACGATCATGGACCGGGAGCGAGAAGCA CTGGAGTATCAGAGGCAGCAGCTCCTGGCCGACAGACAAGCCTTCCACATGGAGCAGCTGAAGTACGCGGAGATGAGGGCCCGGCAGCAGCACTTCCAGCAAATGCACCAACAGCAGCAGCCGCCCCCGCAAGCCCTGCCCCCGGGCTCCCAGCCTGTCCCACCTGCGGGCGCTGCTGGGCCACCCGCTGTCCACGGCCTGGCTCTGGCTCCAGCCTCCATGGCCCCTGCCTCTGCGGGCAGTGGGGCCCCTCCCGGAAGCTTGGGCCCCTCTGAACAGATTGGGCAGGCAGGGTCAACTGCAGTGCCACAGCAGCAGCAAACAGCTGGAGCCCCCCAGCCTGGGGCAGTCCCACCAGGGGTACCCCCCCCTGGACCCCACG GCCCCTCACCGTTCCCCAACCAACAAACTCCTCCCTCAATGATGCCAGGGGCAGTGCCAGGCAGCGGGCACCCAGGCGTGGCGG aCCCAGGCACCCCCCTGCCTCCAGACCCCACGGCCCCGAGTCCAGGCACAGTCACCCCTGTGCCACCCACACAGTGA
- the SMARCC2 gene encoding SWI/SNF complex subunit SMARCC2 isoform X1, whose amino-acid sequence MAVRKKDGGPNVKYYEAADTVTQFDNVRLWLGKNYKKYIQAEPPTNKSLSSLVVQLLQFQEEVFGKHVSNAPLTKLPIKCFLDFKAGGSLCHILAAAYKFKSDQGWRRYDFQNPSRMDRNVEMFMTIEKSLVQNNCLSRPNIFLCPEIEPKLLGKLKDIIKRHQGTVTEDKNNASHVVYPVPGNLEEEEWVRPVMKRDKQVLLHWGYYPDSYDTWIPASEIEASVEDAPTPEKPRKVHAKWILDTDTFNEWMNEEDYEVNDDKNPVSRRKKISAKTLTDEVNSPDSDRRDKKGGNYKKRKRSPSPSPTPEAKKKNAKKGPSTPYTKSKRGHREEEQEDLTKDMDEPSPVPNVEEVTLPKTVNTKKDSESAPVKGGTMTDLDEQEDESMETTGKDEDENSTGNKGEQTKNPDLHEDNVTEQTHHIIIPSYAAWFDYNSVHAIERRALPEFFNGKNKSKTPEIYLAYRNFMIDTYRLNPQEYLTSTACRRNLAGDVCAIMRVHAFLEQWGLINYQVDAESRPTPMGPPPTSHFHVLADTPSGLVPLQPKTPQGRQVDADTKAGRKGKELDDLVPETAKGKPELQTSASQQMLNFPDKGKEKPTDMQNFGLRTDMYTKKNVPSKSKAAASATREWTEQETLLLLEALEMYKDDWNKVSEHVGSRTQDECILHFLRLPIEDPYLEDSEASLGPLAYQPIPFSQSGNPVMSTVAFLASVVDPRVASAAAKSALEEFSKMKEEVPTALVEAHVRKVEEAAKVTGKADPAFGLESSGIAGTTSDEPERIEESGTDEARAEGQATEEKKEPKEPREGVGAIEEEAKEKTSEAPKKDDEKGKDGDSEKESEKSDGDPIVDPEKEKEPKEGQEEVLKEVVESEGERKTKVERDIGEGNLSTAAAAALAAAAVKAKHLAAVEERKIKSLVALLVETQMKKLEIKLRHFEELETIMDREREALEYQRQQLLADRQAFHMEQLKYAEMRARQQHFQQMHQQQQPPPQALPPGSQPVPPAGAAGPPAVHGLALAPASMAPASAGSGAPPGSLGPSEQIGQAGSTAVPQQQQTAGAPQPGAVPPGVPPPGPHGPSPFPNQQTPPSMMPGAVPGSGHPGVAGNAPLGLPFGMPPPPPAPSIIPFGSLADSISINLPPPPNLHGHHHHLPFAPATLPPPNLPVSMANPLHPNLPATTTMPSSLPLGPGLGSAAAQSPAIVAAVQGNLLPSASPLPDPGTPLPPDPTAPSPGTVTPVPPTQ is encoded by the exons ATGGCGGTGCGGAAGAAGGACGGCGGCCCCAACGTGAAGTACTACGAGGCCGCGGACACCGTGACCCAGTTCGACAACGTGCGGCTCTGGCTCGGCAAGAACTACAAAAAG TATATACAAGCTGAACCACCTACCAACAAGTCCCTGTCTAGCCTGGTTGTACAGTTGCTACAATTTCAGGAAGAAGTTTTTGGCAAACATGTCAGCAATGCACCGCTCACTAAACTGCCG ATCAAATGTTTCCTAGATTTCAAAGCAGGAGGCTCCCTGTGCCACATACTTGCAGCTGCCTACAAATTCAAGAGTGACCAGGGATG GCGGCGTTACGATTTCCAGAATCCATCACGCATGGACCGCAACGTGGAAATGTTCATGACCATTGAGAAATCCTTGGTGCAG AATAATTGCCTGTCTCGACCTAACATTTTTCTGTGCCCAGAAATTGAACCCAAACtgctagggaaattaaaagacatTATCAAGAGACATCAG GGAACGGTCACTGAGGATAAGAACAATGCCTCCCATGTTGTGTATCCTGTCCCAGGGAACCTGGAGGAAG AGGAATGGGTACGGCCAGTCATGAAGAGGGATAAGCAGGTTCTTCTGCACTGGGGCTACTATCCTGACAG TTACGACACGTGGATCCCAGCCAGTGAAATTGAAGCATCTGTGGAAGATGCTCCGACTCCTGAGAAACCTAGGAAG GTTCATGCAAAGTGGATCCTGGACACAGACACCTTCAACGAATGGATGAATGAGGAAGACTATGAAGTAAATGATGACAAAAACCCTGTCTCCCGCCGAAAGAAGATTTCAGCCAAGACACTGACGGATGAG GTGAACAGCCCAGATTCGGATCGACGGGACAAGAAGGGGGGGAACTATAAGAAGAGGAAGCGCTCCCCATCCCCTTCACCGACCCCAGAAGCTAAGAAGAAGAATGCTAAGAAAGG tCCCTCAACACCTTACACCAAGTCAAAGCGTGGCCACAGAGAAGAGGAGCAAGAAGACCTGACAAAGGACATGGATGAGCCCTCACCGGTCCCCAATGTGGAAGAGGTGACATTGCCCAAGACAG TCAATACTAAGAAGGACTCGGAGTCAGCCCCAGTCAAAGGAGGCACCATGACTGACCTGG ATGAACAAGAGGATGAAAGCATGGAGACCACGGGCAAG GATGAGGATGAGAACAGCACGGGGAACAAGGGGGAGCAGACCAAGAATCCGGACCTGCATGAGGACAACGTGACCGAACAGACCCATCACATCATCATCCCAAGCTATGCTGCCTGGTTTGACTATAATAG TGTTCATGCCATAGAGCGGCGGGCTCTCCCTGAGTTCTTCAACGGCAAGAACAAGTCCAAGACTCCAGAAAT CTACCTGGCCTATCGAAACTTCATGATCGACACTTACCGGCTGAACCCCCAAGAGTATCTCACGTCCACTGCCTGCCGCAGGAACCTGGCGGGTGATGTCTGTGCCATCATGAG AGTCCATGCCTTCCTAGAACAGTGGGGTCTTATTAACTACCAGGTGGATGCCGAGAGTCGACCAACACCAATGGGGCCTCCGCCCACCTCGCACTTCCACGTCTTGGCTGACACACCGTCTGGGCTGGTGCCTCTGCAGCCCAAGACCCCGCAG GGCCGCCAGGTTGATGCTGATACCAAGGCTGGGCGAAAGGGCAAAGAGCTGGATGACTTGGTGCCAGAGACGGCTAAGGGCAAGCCAGAGCTG CAGACCTCTGCTTCCCAGCAAATGCTCAACTTCCCTGATAAAGGCAAGGAGAAACCGACAGACATGCAGAACTTTGGGCTGCGCACGGACATGTACACAAAGAAGAACGTCCCCTCCAAG AGCAAAGCTGCGGCCAGTGCCACTCGAGAGTGGACAGAACAGGAGACCCTGCTACTCCTGGAG GCACTGGAAATGTACAAAGATGACTGGAACAAAGTATCGGAGCACGTGGGAAGCCGCACACAGGACGAATGCATCTTGCATTTTCTTCGGCTTCCCATTGAAGACCCGTACCTGGAGGACTCAGAGGCCTCCCTGGGCCCCCTGGCCTACCAGCCCATCCCCTTCAGCCAGTCCGGCAACCCTGTGATGAGCACCGTGGCCTTCCTGGCCTCTGTCGTCGACCCTCGCGTGGCCTCCGCTGCTGCGAAGTCAGCCCTAG AAGAGTTCTCCAAAATGAAGGAAGAGGTACCCACAGCCTTGGTGGAGGCCCACGTTCGGAAAGTGGAAGAAGCAGCCAAAGTGACAGGCAAAGCAGACCCAGCCTTTGGTCTGGAAAGCAGTGGCATTGCAGGAACCACCTCTGATGAGCCTGAGCGGATTG AGGAGAGCGGGACTGACGAGGCGCGGGCGGAGGGCCAGGCCACAGAGGAGAAGAAGGAGCCCAAG GAACCACGAGAAGGAGTTGGGGCTATAGAGGAAGAAGCAAAGGAGAAGACCAGCGAGGCGCCCAAGAAGGATGATGAGAAAGGCAAAGACGGCGACAGCGAGAAGGAGTCAGAGAAGAGTGACGGGGACCCGATAG TTGATCCTGAGAAGGAGAAGGAGCCCaaggaagggcaggaggaagTGCTGAAGGAAGTGGTGGAGTCGGAGGGGGAAAGGAAGACGAAGGTGGAGCGTGACATCGGCGAGGGCAACCTCTCCACCGCTGCGGCCGCTGCCCTGGCTGCCGCTGCCGTGAAGGCCAAG CACTTGGCTGCCGTTGAGGAGAGGAAGATCAAATCTCTGGTGGCCCTGCTGGTGGAGACCCAGATGAAAAAGTTGGAAATCAAACTCCGGCACTTTGAGGAGCTAGAGACGATCATGGACCGGGAGCGAGAAGCA CTGGAGTATCAGAGGCAGCAGCTCCTGGCCGACAGACAAGCCTTCCACATGGAGCAGCTGAAGTACGCGGAGATGAGGGCCCGGCAGCAGCACTTCCAGCAAATGCACCAACAGCAGCAGCCGCCCCCGCAAGCCCTGCCCCCGGGCTCCCAGCCTGTCCCACCTGCGGGCGCTGCTGGGCCACCCGCTGTCCACGGCCTGGCTCTGGCTCCAGCCTCCATGGCCCCTGCCTCTGCGGGCAGTGGGGCCCCTCCCGGAAGCTTGGGCCCCTCTGAACAGATTGGGCAGGCAGGGTCAACTGCAGTGCCACAGCAGCAGCAAACAGCTGGAGCCCCCCAGCCTGGGGCAGTCCCACCAGGGGTACCCCCCCCTGGACCCCACG GCCCCTCACCGTTCCCCAACCAACAAACTCCTCCCTCAATGATGCCAGGGGCAGTGCCAGGCAGCGGGCACCCAGGCGTGGCGGGTAATGCTCCTTTGGGTTTGCCTTTTGGCATGCCGCCTCCCCCCCCTGCTCCATCCATCATCCCATTTGGTAGCCTAGCCGACTCCATCAGTATTAACCTCCCCCCTCCTCCTAACCTGCATGGGCATCACCACCATCTCCCGTTCGCCCCGGCCACTCTCCCCCCCCCTAACCTGCCTGTGTCCATGGCGAACCCTCTACATCCTAACCTGCCGGCGACCACCACCATGCCATCTTCTTTGCCTCTTGGGCCGGGGCTCGGATCCGCCGCAGCCCAGAGCCCTGCCATTGTGGCAGCTGTTCAGGGCAACCTCCTGCCCAGTGCCAGCCCACTGCCAG aCCCAGGCACCCCCCTGCCTCCAGACCCCACGGCCCCGAGTCCAGGCACAGTCACCCCTGTGCCACCCACACAGTGA